GACGTCGGATACGAAAAAAAACCGCTCGACTATTCCTATTATCGAGCGGCGAAAAATATGATATTCGAAAACGAAAAGAGCGGATCAGCGATCCCCTTTCTTTTTGGGCGCGCGATACGCGCTCGGAGCCGATTTTTTCTTCGCGGAGTACGGATTTCCGCTTTGCTTCGGCTTCGCGCCGGAGTACGCACCGGAGTACGCATACGCGCCCGTCTTTCTTTCCGAAGCGGGCTTTCTGTCCTTTCTCGGCTTGATCAGACACTGCGGTCCGTTCCCGATCAGATCCGTCCTACCCGCTTTGACGAGCGCGGCGTACACGAGTTCGTAATTCTCGGGTCTCCCGTACTGCAAAAGGGCGCGCTGCTCGCGCTTTTCCTCTCGCGATTTCGGGACGTAGACGGGTTTCATATCGTCCGGGTTCAAGCCCGTGTAGTACATGCAGGTCGATCTCGTGGACGGCGTCGGATAAAAATCCTGCACCTGCTCCGGGACGGAATGGATCGAATGCAGATAGACTGCGAGCTCGATCGCGTCGTTCAAGGTCGATCCCGGATGAGAAGAAATGAAGTACGGAACGAGATACTGCTCTTTTCCGATCTCCTTATTGATTTTCTCATACTCCTGCTTGAATTTCAGATAGGTTTGGAAAGAAGGTTTGTTCATATAGGACAAAACTTTCTCGGAACAATGCTCGGGCGCGACTTTGAGTTGACCGCTGACGTGATGCTCGACGAGCTCTTTGAAAAAGGTTTTATCCTCGTCGTACATTATGTAATCGAAACGAACGCCGCTTCGGACGAATACCTTTTTGACGCCTTTGACCGCTCGAAGCGAACGAAGCAAATGCAGATATTCGCCGTGATGAACTTTGAGATTCGGGCAACGGGAATACCCGATGCAACGCTTGTTTTTGCAAGCGCCGAGCGTCTTTTGCTTATCGCAGGCGTCTCCGTAAAAATCGGCGGTCGGTCCGCCGACGTCGTGAATATATCCTTTGAATTCGGGATCCTTCGTAAAGCTTTCCGCTTCTTTCAAGATCGATTCTTCCGAGCGGTTCTGCACCCTCCTTCCCTGATGAAAAGTCAATGCGCAATAACTGCATTCCCCGAAGCATCCGCGCACCGAACTGATCGAAAATTTCACTTCCTTGATCGCAGGCACGCCTTTTTTATACGACGGATGATACGTCCGCATGAAAGGCAAGGAATAGACGAGGTCCATCTCCTCCGTCGTCAACGGTTTTTGCGGAGGATTCTGGATAACGTAACGGTCGCCGTGTTTTTGGACGAGGGTCTCGCCCGTAATATAGTCGCTGTTTTCGGATTGAAGTTTGAAGGCTTTCGCGTACTTTTCTTTACTTTCTTTGACCTCTTCGAACGAGGGACAAAAGCGCGCGTGTTCTTTCAAAAAGGTTTGCGTTTTTTCGGAAAGACGGGAAAACTCGGCGGCGTAACAGGTCCCGCGAACGTCTTTGATCGAAGATAGCGGAACGCCTTTTTTCACGAGGCGCAAAAGATCCCAAAGCGGGCGCTCTCCCATTCCGTACATCAAAAGATCCGCCTTGGACGACAAAAGGATCGAGGGCATGACTTCGTCCGCCCAATAGTCGTAATGGGCGAAACGGCGCAGGCTCGCTTCGATCCCGCCGATGACGACCGGAACCGAGGGATACAGGCGCTTCAACGCGTTCGAATAGACAGTCACGACGCGATCGGGTCTTTTCCCGAACTCGCCGCCCTCGCTGTACACGTCCGTCGTCCTGCGAATCTTCGCGACGGTGTAATTATTCACCATACTGTCCACGACGCCGCCCGAAACCATAAAGCCGATCTTCGGCTCGCCGAAACGGGTAAAATCCGCATCGTTTTGCGGTTGCGCGAGGACTGCGACGGAAAAGCCTTCCCGCTCGATCAGGCGCGCAATGATCGCGTGACCGAAAGAGGGATGGTCGACGTACGCGTCGGCGGAAACCAAAACGAAATCGGGCTGTTCCCCATTCAATTCTTCTTTCGTTACGGGTAAAAACGGCATAGTATCACCTGCACCTATTATAAACGAACGACCGAAAAGGCGCAAGCCGTCGAATAAAAAAAAGAAGGCGCGTCACCTTCTTTCGTCACTATGCGCCCAAGCGGGAAACGAAGCATTTCGATCGGATCTTCCGAATGCGCTTTATAAGATACCTTTCGTCGCTCGACCTTCCTCGTCTTTCGACGCGACGGATCGCCGCGAAAGAAAGGGAATCATCCGTCAAAACGACCGATCTTTCGAGCGCTTTCGAAAAAGTCTTCGCGGCATTTTCAAAAGCCGCTCTCTTTTCTTCATAGCTCGAAAACGCTTCGGGAACGACCGCGACGATCGCTTCGTCTGCTCCTTGAAAGATCAAATACGTTTTTATCCCTTCCACCTTTCCGAAAGACGGCGAAACCGCCGCCGCGAGGGAAAGGATCGCTCCCAAAATAACCGTCATAGGAGCAGTATGCGGGGAAAAGAAGAAATTATTCGTCCGCCACGGCGGTCACGTTGCTTCCGTCTGCGTTTGCCCAAAGTTTCTCGAATTGATAAAGATCGCGCATACTCGTGTGGAAAATATGGACGATCACGCGATCGTAATCGATGACGATCCATCTTCCGTCTTTCAAGCCGTCCGCACGGGAAGCGTAGATCCCCTCTTCTTCGAGTTTTCCCGTCGTCTCGTCGTAAGCGGCCCTTCCGAGGTTCGGATTGCGCGCCGAACAAACGACGAAAGCTTCGGCGACGTCCGTCTTATCCTTAACGTCGATCACGACGATGTTTTGACACTTATGCGCCGCCAAAAGCGCGACGATTTTTTCGATCAATTTTTCAGTTTCCATATTCTCTCCTTCGAGCGGTTTTCCGCTCCGCCGCCGAGACGGCTATTTGCAATAATAGTTATAGCACTCGACCGTCAAATAATAAACGGGTTTGCCCGTTTGAAGCAAAAGTTCGTAGCTCCGTTTCAGAGAAAGAACGAAGCCTTCGTCCAAATTTCGAAACGCCGCCGCGCGAATCTCTTCCACGCCCGCGTAGTGCCGATTCGGTTCGACGACGTCCGCGAGATAGACGAGTTTTTCGAGATCGCTCATCGCCGCGCGCCCCGTCGTGTGATAACGGACGGCGTTAATGACGTCCTCATCCGTCACGCCGTACGCGATCTTCGCTTCTTCCGCGCCGTTGAACGCGTGCAGGACTTTCGTCCCGATCGCGTCTTCGGGGACGCCCTTGTGGACGACTTCCGAGTATTTCATACAATCGTGCAACAAACAAGCGACGAACGCCTTTTCTTTATCCACGCCGAATTTCTCCGCCATTTCGATCCCGGTCAAGACGACGCCGCAGGTATGATTCCACCTCTTTTCGGGAAGAGCGGCTTTCACCTTTTCCGCCATCGCCTTCTTCTCCGCATACAGGTTTTCCGCAAATGCGATCTCTTTTACTCCTTTCGGAAGATCGGGCGCATCCGCTCCGAGCGCGATCGCGGCGCGCAGGACGGACGAGGATACCGCTCTGCCCTTGACTTCTTCGACGACGGTGATTTGACCGCCGAATTCTTTCGTCAGTTCGAGAGCAAAGGCGCGAAGGTCGGAAATTTCCTCATCTCCGCGGGGAACGACGAAGATCGGGCAGATCTTCAAAACCTCTTTCGGCTCGTGCCAAGAACGGAACGCGAGCAAGCTGTCGCCGCCGATAATAAATCCGATCTCCCCGTACTTCTTCTTCAAGACGGGCAAGACGCAGGAAGAGTACGCTCTTCCTTCGAAAGTCGTCTCGGTTTCATCGATCTCGACGGAAACTCCCTTATACGCTTCCTCGATCATTTTCTTTCGAGCGGAAAAAGGCGAGACGTGATCCTTATGCGGAGAATTACCAGACGGCAAAAGGACGATCTTCTCGAAACGCCCGCTTTTCAAAAGACCTTTAACGATCGAAACGTGTTCTTGATGCGGAGGATCGAACGCTCCGCCGAAAATCCCTATCATAGAAATTATTATACACGAGATCCGCTTTGATTTCAAGAAACAAAGGGGTAAAATTGCGGCGTTTGGGAAAAATCGGAGTATGGGAAAAATCTTTGATAAGATCATTCTGTCTGCTCTCGCCGCGCTCGTCCTCTTTCTCGGTTTTCATTTCTTCACGGGATCTTACGCGATATCGACCGCGCTATCGCTTCTTACGCTCGCGATCTTCCTTCTCCTGTCGATTCGAAAAAAGACCTTCGCTCCGAGCCGTTTTCTCTCCAAGCGGGATTTTATCCGCTCCGTTTTGTTAAACGGAAACGAGTATTTGAAAACCCTCGTCGAGCGCGCGCTTTGTTCCGACCATACGATCGAAGAAACGCGCGGCGGGACGATTCTTAAAAAAGACGGGCGAAAAGCACTCGTCTGTTACGCCTATAAATTCGGCTCGCTTTCCGAAGAAGACGTCGCGAAATGCTATCGTCTGGCAAAAAGCGCGGGGGCGGACGAGATCTACGCGTTGACGAACCACACAGAGAGAAAAGCGTTGGCGGTAACGGCGTACATCCCCCAACGATTTACGATCATCGGCGCGGGAACGATTTATAAGTACTTAATGAAAAAAGGGCTGATTCTCGAAAAAACGAAAGGAAAAACCGAACGAAAAAAGGCGGGCGTTTTACTACGCTCCGCCCTTACGGCAAGCAATGCGAAATACTTCGTTTTCGCCGGTTTTTCGACCGCGCTCGTCGCCCTGCTGACGCCGTTTGCGGCTTATTATATCGCGTTTGCCTTTCTCGATTTGATTCTCGCTTCGCTCTCGCTCATTCTAAGCGAAAAGGACGCGGGGAAAAACGACCTGTTCAGTTAAACGCTTCGTCAAGCGCGATGTGCTTGATCCCTTCTTTATGCGACAAGCGATACAAAACAATCTTGTTCCCGATCGCTTGCACGGGTTCTGCGGACGTTTTTTCCGCTTGAAGCGCGAAGGAAAAAACGACCTGTTCAGTTAAACGCTTCGTCAAGCGCAATGTGCTTGATCCCTTCTTTATGCGACAAGCGATACAAAACAATCTTGTTCCCGATCGCTTGCACGGGTTCTGCGGACGTTTTTTCCGCGACTTCCGCGATCATTCCCTTCGCGCTTTGATCTGCGGAGCGGAGGACGGAGATCTTAACGAGTTCGTGATCTTCCAAGGATTCGTTGATCTGGTCGATCACGGTTTCCGTCAAACCGTTTTTGCCGATCTGAACGGTCGTCGGGGTCGTCATTGCGATGGATATCAATTTACTTCTTGTCTTACTGTTCATATTCTACTCCCATAATTCGAATTCGACGTCTCCGACGACGATCGTGTCGCCGTCCTTCGCGCCGAGTTCTTTCAAACGGGCGATCACGCCCTTTTCTTTCAAAATGTTTTGGAAATAACGGTTGCTTTCCACGTCGCTGAGAACGATCTTGCGGATCAGCATTTCCACAAGCCCGCCCGCTACCTCGAAACTGCCGTCCGAAAGCCGCTCTACGGAGAATTCGGAAGGATCGCTCT
Above is a genomic segment from Clostridia bacterium containing:
- the rsfS gene encoding ribosome silencing factor, which translates into the protein METEKLIEKIVALLAAHKCQNIVVIDVKDKTDVAEAFVVCSARNPNLGRAAYDETTGKLEEEGIYASRADGLKDGRWIVIDYDRVIVHIFHTSMRDLYQFEKLWANADGSNVTAVADE
- a CDS encoding YhbY family RNA-binding protein; the encoded protein is MNSKTRSKLISIAMTTPTTVQIGKNGLTETVIDQINESLEDHELVKISVLRSADQSAKGMIAEVAEKTSAEPVQAIGNKIVLYRLSHKEGIKHIALDEAFN
- a CDS encoding YgiQ family radical SAM protein; amino-acid sequence: MPFLPVTKEELNGEQPDFVLVSADAYVDHPSFGHAIIARLIEREGFSVAVLAQPQNDADFTRFGEPKIGFMVSGGVVDSMVNNYTVAKIRRTTDVYSEGGEFGKRPDRVVTVYSNALKRLYPSVPVVIGGIEASLRRFAHYDYWADEVMPSILLSSKADLLMYGMGERPLWDLLRLVKKGVPLSSIKDVRGTCYAAEFSRLSEKTQTFLKEHARFCPSFEEVKESKEKYAKAFKLQSENSDYITGETLVQKHGDRYVIQNPPQKPLTTEEMDLVYSLPFMRTYHPSYKKGVPAIKEVKFSISSVRGCFGECSYCALTFHQGRRVQNRSEESILKEAESFTKDPEFKGYIHDVGGPTADFYGDACDKQKTLGACKNKRCIGYSRCPNLKVHHGEYLHLLRSLRAVKGVKKVFVRSGVRFDYIMYDEDKTFFKELVEHHVSGQLKVAPEHCSEKVLSYMNKPSFQTYLKFKQEYEKINKEIGKEQYLVPYFISSHPGSTLNDAIELAVYLHSIHSVPEQVQDFYPTPSTRSTCMYYTGLNPDDMKPVYVPKSREEKREQRALLQYGRPENYELVYAALVKAGRTDLIGNGPQCLIKPRKDRKPASERKTGAYAYSGAYSGAKPKQSGNPYSAKKKSAPSAYRAPKKKGDR
- the yqeK gene encoding bis(5'-nucleosyl)-tetraphosphatase (symmetrical) YqeK, translating into MIGIFGGAFDPPHQEHVSIVKGLLKSGRFEKIVLLPSGNSPHKDHVSPFSARKKMIEEAYKGVSVEIDETETTFEGRAYSSCVLPVLKKKYGEIGFIIGGDSLLAFRSWHEPKEVLKICPIFVVPRGDEEISDLRAFALELTKEFGGQITVVEEVKGRAVSSSVLRAAIALGADAPDLPKGVKEIAFAENLYAEKKAMAEKVKAALPEKRWNHTCGVVLTGIEMAEKFGVDKEKAFVACLLHDCMKYSEVVHKGVPEDAIGTKVLHAFNGAEEAKIAYGVTDEDVINAVRYHTTGRAAMSDLEKLVYLADVVEPNRHYAGVEEIRAAAFRNLDEGFVLSLKRSYELLLQTGKPVYYLTVECYNYYCK